The window GCGGGGTCGAACCCGTTCATCTCGCTCCTCGCTGGCGGCCGAGCCGCCCGACAGGCTCGTCCCATTATCGGCGATTTGGGACAGCCTGCGCCTCCGCTCCCCCGCCGGGCCCACCCGACGACGCCGGTCCGGCACGCGGTCGGCGGCCCCGGAGCGGCCTGCGCGCGGCGCGGTCCGGGTCGAGGGGGCGCACGTCTGGTCACGCAGGTGCCGGGGCCCTGGCGGGTGGTCAGCAGTCATCGACGGCCGACACGCGCCGCACCGCCTGCATCCGGGCTGTTCTCGGCCGTCCGGCGACCTCGGAACTGCAGGAAGCCTCAGCCCCCCGGTCCGGCCCCCGTCGCGCGCGTACTTCGGACCGCTACCGCGTCGGCTGCCGGCGGTGGGGCGCGGCCACGTCCCGGCTGGTGGCCAGGTGCTTCATGACCAGTTCCTCGACCCTCGGCACATCCCGGTCCGCGATCGCCTCGTAGAGCGCCTCGTGCTCCTTCGCGACGGTCACGAGGTCGTCGTGCTGGGCCAGCAGCCAGCGCATACGGCTTCGGAGCGTGGTGCCCAGCTCGTTCAGCAGCTCGTTGGCGGCCATCACCGTCACGGTCTCGTGGAAGTCGGCCGCGGCACGCCGGGCCTTGACGGCGTCGCCCCGGCGCGCCGCTTCGAGCTCGGCGTCCAGATCCGCGCGCAGCTTCTCCAGGCCGGCGCGGTTGCGTCGCTGGGCCGCGAGCCGGAACGTCAGCGTCTCCAGGGCGGTGCGGACCTCGTCGAGGTCGGAGATGTCGGTGGAGGTGAACTCGCGCACGACGGCCCAGGTCCGCGGGCGCGGCGTGACCAGTCCCTCCGCCACCAGCGCCTTCAGCGCCTCCCGGATCGGGAGCCTGCTCACGCCGAGTTCCGCGGCGAGCTCCCGTTCGACGAGCTTGCTGCCGGGCCGACGGTCGCCGTCCAGAATCTGGTCGCGCAACTGCCGTGTGACGCGTTCGGACTCGGACTCAAAACCCTCGGACCCTGCCATGGGCCTCATTCTCGCAGGTACGCGCCACCCGTCCGCCCCGTACCGGCACGTCCGCCCGGCGCCGGGTTCGTTCACGCTCCCTGGCGGTCCACCGAGCCCAGCCACTGCGTCAGGGCCTGGCACACCTCATCCGGGCCGGAGTCCTCGGCCGCCCACGCGGCATAACCGTCGGGCCGGTCCAGGAGGGTCGGGCGCAGGCTGGTCGCCGGGGAGACTGTCGCCACTCGCCCCGCCCACGGCGTCGCAGCCGCAGCGACATCGCGGTCCACCAGCACGAACTTGCCCTCCCGCAGTGCCTCATAGTGCCGGGCCGGCGTGTCTGCCAGACGGAGATCCGATACCCGGCGTCCGACGAGCGGATGAGAGCCACGGGGCGCCCGGTAGGTGATCCTGATGCCGGAAATGCCGTGAGGCGTAGGCGTACGTGCGGGCAGAGCCGGGCCTGATCGCGGAGGTCCTGGCGGACACGACTCGGCATCCCGTGGCGGCGGTGACAAGGCTGCGCTGATCGGCGGGAGCTTCAGCCGGGCTGATTCCGATCAACTGTCGGTCAGGCTGTCGACGGCTGCCTCGTTGGGGTACTTACCACCGGGTTCGGGGTTTACCGACCGGATTCGGGCCGCTACGTTCTGCGGTCCGA of the Streptomyces sp. NBC_01788 genome contains:
- a CDS encoding GntR family transcriptional regulator, yielding MAGSEGFESESERVTRQLRDQILDGDRRPGSKLVERELAAELGVSRLPIREALKALVAEGLVTPRPRTWAVVREFTSTDISDLDEVRTALETLTFRLAAQRRNRAGLEKLRADLDAELEAARRGDAVKARRAAADFHETVTVMAANELLNELGTTLRSRMRWLLAQHDDLVTVAKEHEALYEAIADRDVPRVEELVMKHLATSRDVAAPHRRQPTR
- a CDS encoding aromatic-ring hydroxylase C-terminal domain-containing protein yields the protein MSPPPRDAESCPPGPPRSGPALPARTPTPHGISGIRITYRAPRGSHPLVGRRVSDLRLADTPARHYEALREGKFVLVDRDVAAAATPWAGRVATVSPATSLRPTLLDRPDGYAAWAAEDSGPDEVCQALTQWLGSVDRQGA